The bacterium DNA window CGTCGGTTGCGCGCGGCCTCCGGTTCCGGAGTAGCGGGCCGCGGCGTCCGCGGCGGCGCGGCGGATGTTGTCGTCGATCGCGCCGTCCGCGGCGGGCGTTCTTTTGGCCGAACCGTTCGGCGGCGTCTTGTCTTTTCGGCCGGCGCGCCGCCCACGGGTGGGCGTTTCGGTTTTCGCCTCGGAAGCGCCCGCGTCCATTTTCGTTTTGGCCTCTTCCTCGAACGATTCGGCCGAGGCGCCCTCGGCGATCTTCGAGACGATCTCCGGTATCGCCTTGTAGTCGAGAGGCTGCTCCAGATAGTGGTCCGCCAGAAAGCGCGTGCGCGCCTCGACCGAAAACCGGTGGCCGCGTTGAACCGCGCTGACGATCGCAATGATGATCGCCCGCAGTTTGCGATGCTCCTTCAGCTTCTTGGAGAGCTCAAGGCCGCTGCCGTCCGGAAGAAGCGCGGACAGCAGAAGCACCCGCGGCAGGGAGCCCGACGCGAGGTCCGCCTCGAGCTGCTCCATCAGATCGCGCCGCTTCCCGAATGTTTTGACGCGCATCCCCGCGTTTTCGAGCTGGACGCGCACGAGATCGAGGTATCCGCCGTCGTGATCCGCCACATAGACGGCCAGGTCCTTTGTCTTATCCGCCATCAGTGAGGCCCCCGATTCGCGATCGCCGCGAAACGTCAATGCAAATCTGAATCTCAAGGGCGCCGCGATACGGCGCGCCCGCCAAAACCAAGCTCATCGCCCGCCCTCGCCGGCCGCCGCGGCGTCCTTCATCGCGCGCAACTGCCGCGCCGCGCCGTCATGCGACGGTTCGATCGCGAGAGCGCGCCGAAACTCCCGCGCCGCCGCCGCGTCCTTGCCCGCGTGACGCAGCACCTCGCCCAGCCGGCACGCGTATTCGGCGTTGTTCGGCGAAAGCCGCGCCGCCCGCGCCAGATTCCGCTCGGCGTCCGCCAGATCCGGCGCCGGCGCGGTCGCAAGGCGAAACAGGGCTTCCCCCAGACGGGCATGATATTCGGCCGTATCCGCGTCGTCGTCCACCGCCCGGCGGAAAGCGTCCGCGGCCAGGGCCCAGTTCTGCTGCCCAAACGCCAGCAGCCCGCGCTGAAACCACGCCTCCGCCGTCATCGCGCCTTGTGCCGGCGCCGGCGGCACGGGCGATCCGCGGCGCACCAGAAGTTTCAGGTACACGCGGCGCGCGCCGTCGTCGCGCAGCATGTCGATCGCCTCGCGCAGGCGCTCGCGAATCGCGCGAGCCCGCCGCCGCACCGGCGCCGGCAGGATCGCCGTGCGTGTCGCCGCCTCGAAACGCGCGTCGCGCTCCGCGAAGGCCCGCTCCACGTCCGCGCGTGTCGCCGATTCCGGCAGGCCGAGCAGTTCGAAGTACGACAGATCGTCAAGACGCGGCGCAAGGTCGTCGATTTCCCGGATCAGCAACCCGACGGATTCCGCCGGCGCCCCCGCTCCGAGCGGGGCCGCGCCGCCGGTCAGCGACGACAGCCGCGCGGAAAGCGCGTCCGCCGCGTCGGCCGGAGCGAATCGATCGAGCCCGAGGCGAAGAATGTCTTCGACGCGCGCCTCGAAATTCGCGTTTCGCGCCGGGCGTTCGCTCGCGGGTGCAAGGCGCCACTCGCCCTCCCGCCACGAAAAAACGTTCGCCGCCTTCACGAGCGTCTGTCGGGTGAGGCTCGCGGTCAGCTCCTGGGCGGTCATCACGCCTCGCCCGACGAGCACCGCGCCCGCTTTTCGCCCGGTGCGCGCGCATTCTTCGACGATGTCGCGATAGGTCGCCTCATCGAGCGTCCCCTCGGCGACGAGAATGCGCCCGAGCGCCTCGTCGCGGATATTTGAACGCACGGCGACGCACGTGCCCTCGTCGAAGACCAGCTCCTTGGCGCCCTCCGGGGAGGCGACGCGCAGCGCGCCCGAAAACGCGCCTTGCG harbors:
- a CDS encoding response regulator; the protein is MPSGRKSILVVEHVESERRELADALAALGYEVEAAGTDSDALRAFENLRHDVVIVEVLLPGVGGLALGGLIKERAPDQVRVIVTSKLQASRNVRDAAIRRHGADAFFQKPFEIADLAATVIDFIGPGERPPAPEEAPAPEPLERGALSPPVFADLLVRLAQGAFSGALRVASPEGAKELVFDEGTCVAVRSNIRDEALGRILVAEGTLDEATYRDIVEECARTGRKAGAVLVGRGVMTAQELTASLTRQTLVKAANVFSWREGEWRLAPASERPARNANFEARVEDILRLGLDRFAPADAADALSARLSSLTGGAAPLGAGAPAESVGLLIREIDDLAPRLDDLSYFELLGLPESATRADVERAFAERDARFEAATRTAILPAPVRRRARAIRERLREAIDMLRDDGARRVYLKLLVRRGSPVPPAPAQGAMTAEAWFQRGLLAFGQQNWALAADAFRRAVDDDADTAEYHARLGEALFRLATAPAPDLADAERNLARAARLSPNNAEYACRLGEVLRHAGKDAAAAREFRRALAIEPSHDGAARQLRAMKDAAAAGEGGR
- a CDS encoding response regulator, with translation MADKTKDLAVYVADHDGGYLDLVRVQLENAGMRVKTFGKRRDLMEQLEADLASGSLPRVLLLSALLPDGSGLELSKKLKEHRKLRAIIIAIVSAVQRGHRFSVEARTRFLADHYLEQPLDYKAIPEIVSKIAEGASAESFEEEAKTKMDAGASEAKTETPTRGRRAGRKDKTPPNGSAKRTPAADGAIDDNIRRAAADAAARYSGTGGRAQPT